From a region of the Babesia bovis T2Bo chromosome 1, whole genome shotgun sequence genome:
- a CDS encoding variant erythrocyte surface antigen-1 beta subunit, translating into MAAQSWQPYSSLTQAPTNLKEAIDWVLRVTGKDGKKNEKKDNALHCLCYLAKAVKDLLYDAKDPGFPGPSPRRNWDDILLDQEQSIVKPVLQDLGLLSGGSTGTRAASSTCAGGTEVIKTLIDHLALGLQKWVGWKDERDDCCLKGAGGESKGIGKKCKCAGGTGGGVTNCCSGGTASHECETCGTSDSASNKCYQSAYKKDKALWIDIVSGTTGAGGSGSAGSAVGGKGGSGVAGPPADLVKTAQEVHLLARIFLGSVCLIWSGLSQLGFLTKEGSGGNKERWSNSNLHDETVNLGSFMAAMGYDLDRLNQDSSGGKGNGEFVQKLLSGTDIKWQEFKNGADKNSVAEYYSTIYDKAKEALKKDNKTESICNDYPLLVLHILASGYFRAGSAGANKIMLAPSAPTKKEETPSSRKPRHPRTIREILYWLSALPYSQGYCGLVTRMQHKYPPKDGVPNETVDQIELYDTSASKASTTLQRKDITHYLMAACGYCPLVLIGIQGTIEKEVDKAQPAAQGSSGGSAGTAQSTNKCPEHKKNPSAKRCKLGKDAAQASAAPPAASANGELKEGEVCYGGYHLAVKDFGPLHGMYANGLFGFQMDGSPAQCLDQLRVYVYHCFYQLYFLRKQCKVGVESGAVLGWNSCRYGSGVSGSSTNDWRCTAETQGAAGKCKCMDSTSTDSPLMSFLCDGPGKLVCFDTVGKGVDDYPPIETHWTTKDDNPKGHFGTPDLNYPKLCPVPMGWSAESGSGSTQQRENHFKDLTQGTHKTEQLTGAQAAGSGAAGTYPAHCTGNTLSLLLEYHCDPEKCHGTLVVLLRLLACITPTVPRTLGDLFGFYYYIVYIGGKSGGAGEQEVNKALGIYEQESKLHMMSIGGDAVVEALKKYGGDCSNKNDTLKCLYTCPNSAPTGQCSQYLSPLSGQQYGQLSPAMAGTYLSWLVYLIGEFQEGLDKLKEDYMKVDCKSDGCTGPGGAAGGCGGGQCQAGTHGNRDTCCCTSVVSCTGVLPVLYKYGFGYGDVEKLHKGPGTQKKCHDFLETLKNVEGSSEFKKLINEINQLIYTTRLPWIFVLTIAWLVAVLYLAFGAIWPLDWTHMRSHCRGWFRKGSLSPWEVLMVGKKKGRGILEFFGKT; encoded by the exons ATGGCAGCACAGAGCTGGCAGCCCTACTCCTCACTCACCcaggctcccaccaacctgaaggaggccattgactgggtcctcagggtaactggtaaggatggtaagaagaatgaGAAGAAAGACAACGCACTCC ACTGTCTGTGCTACCTCGCTAAAgcagtgaaggacctactgtatgacgccAAGGACCCGGGGTTCCCTGGTCCCAGCCCTAGGAGGAACTGGGATGACATACTCCTGGACCAGGAACAGTCCATAGTCAAGCCAGTGCTCCAGgacctgggactccttAGTGGTGGCAGCACTGGCACTAGGGCTGCCAGTAGTACCTGCGCCggtggcaccgaggtcataaagacactgatagaccacttggcactgggactacagaagtgggttgggtggaaGGATGAGCGAGATGAttgttgtcttaagggagCAGGTGGAGAGAGTAAGGGTATAGGGAAGAAGTGTAAATGTGCTGGTggtactggtggtggtgtTACCAATTGTTGTTCCGGTGGAACTGCTAGTCACGAGTGTGAAAcgtgtggtaccagtgacAGCGCTTCCAACAAATGTTACCAGTCAGCCTACAAGAAGGATAAAGCCTTATGGATTGACATAGTCAGTGGTACCACTG GTGCCGGAGGAAGTGGAAGTGCTGGTAGTGCAGTGGGTGGTAaaggtggtagtggtgTAGCAGGTCCTCCTGCAGACCTAGTGAAAACCGCCCAGG aggtccacctcctggcccgtattttcctagggtcagtatgtctcatctggagtggactcagtcagttggggttcctaactAAGGAGGGGAGTGGTGGCAACAAGGAGAGGTGGAGCAATAGTAATCTACACGATGAGACTGTGAatctcggctcattcatggcggccatgggctatgacctggataggttgaatcaggACAGTAGTGGag gTAAAGGAAATGGAGAGTTTGTGCAAAAGTTACTATCCGGAACGGATATAAAGTGGCAGGAATTCAAAAATGGCGCAGACAAAA atagtgtagctgagtactataGCACTATCTATGACAAGGCGAAGGAAGCACTGAAGAAGGACAATAAaactgaatccatatgCAATGActaccccctattggtactccacatcctggccagtgggtacttcagggcaggtaGTGCCGGGGCTAATAAGATCATGctggcgccttcggcgcctACTAAGAAAGAAGAAACTCCCTCTTCTAGGAAACCCCGTCACCCACGAACAATCCGtgaaatcctatactggctaagtgctctgccctatagtcagggatACTGTGGATTGGTGACAAGGATGCAACACAAGTATCCCCCAAAAGATGGAGTACCAAATGAAACAGTAGATCAGATAGAACTCTACGATACCAGTGCATCTAAGGCTAGTACCACTCTCCAGCGTAAGGatattacccactacctaatggccgcctgtggctactgcccactggtcctcatcgggatccaggggaccatagagAAGGAGGTGGACAAGGCACAGCCGGCAGCACAAG gtagtagtggtggtagtgctGGTACTGCTCAGAGTACTAACAAGTGCCCTGAACACAAGAAAAACCCTAGCGCTAAGAGGTGTAAACTAGGAAAGGATGCTGCCCAGGCATCGGCAGCTCCCCCGGCAGCTTCCGCCAACGGAGAACTCAAGGAAGGTGAGgtctgctacggcgggtaccacctggcaGTAAAGGATTTCG gccccctccatgggatgtacgccaatgggctctttggcttccagatGGACGGCTCTcccgcccagtgcctggaccaactgagggtatatgtctaccactgcttctaccagctctatttcctgaggaagcaaTGCAAGGTGGGAGTGGAGAGTGGAGCTGTGCTGGGCTGGAatagttgtaggtatggtagtggagtgaGTGGTAGCAGTACAAACGATTGGCGCTGTACTGCAGAGACCCAAG gTGCTGCTGGAAAGTGTAAGTGCATGGATAGCACCAGCACTGACTCGCCATTGATGTCATTCCTATGTGATGGACCAGGGAAACTGGTGTGTTTTGATACAGTGGGCAAAGGTGTGGATGATTATCCACCTATTGAAACGCATTGGACCACTAAGGATGATAATCCTAAAGGTCACTTTGGCACGCCAGACCTCAATTACCCCAAGTTGTGCCCTGTTCCAATGGGTTGGAGCGCAGAAagtggtagtggcagtACTCAACAAAGAGAgaaccacttcaaag atttaaCCCAGGGTACCCATAAGACAGAGCAACTTACAGGAGCTCAAgcag CAGGTAGTGGTGCCGCTGGCACTTACcctgcccactgcactgggaatacactgtcactactcctggagtaccactgtgacccagagaagtgccatggcaccctagtggtactactgagactactggcctgtattactcccacggtgccacggaccctgggtgacctctttgggttctattactatatagtctatattgGGGGAAAGAGTGGTGGTGCTGGAGAGCAGGAAGTTAACAAGGCCCTAGGGATATACGAGCAGGAATCTAAATTGCACATGATGTCTATTGGTGGTGATGCAGTGGTCGAGGCACTTAAGAAATACGGTGGAGATTGCAGTAACAAGAACGATACCTTGAAGTGCCTATATACATGCCCTAACAGTGCCCCTACTGGTCAATGCTCTCAATACCTCTCTCCTCtgagtggccagcagtatggccagttgagtccagcgatggccgggacctacctgtcatggttggtaTATTTGATAGGGGAGTTCCAGGAAGGGTTGGATAAGTTGAAGGAGGATTATATGAAGGTGGATTGTAAGAGTGATGGGTGTACGG gtccgGGAGGAGCTGCTGGTGGATGTGGCGGTGGACAGTGCCAAGCCGGAACCCATGGAAATAGAGACACATGCTGCTGTAcctctgtcgtatcatgtaccggggtactaccggtgttgtacaagtatggctttgggtatggtgatgtagagAAGTTGCACAAAGGTCCAG gtaCACAAAAAAAGTGTCACGATTTCTTGGAGACCTTGAAGAATGTAGAAGGCAGCAGCGAGTTCAAGAAACTCATTAACGAAATaaaccagctcatctacaccaccaggctcccctggatctttgtcctgACCATAGCatggctagtagcggtgctctacctagcatttggtgccatatggccactggactggacacatatgaggtcacattgtaggggatggttcaggaagggtagtctgagtccatgggaggtactgatggtgggtaagaagaaggggaGGGGTATATTGGAGttctttggtaagacatag
- a CDS encoding variant erythrocyte surface antigen-1 alpha subunit yields the protein MAPASTFTPKASLTDAPTNLKEAIDWVLRVTGRDGKALNKDNGECICGLAAAVTDLLQSVELEYHGYQGDVKNGADANKGPPKERVTECLNGLFSLVQGLGGAAVVRTYIDQLAQVLSALVGWSRIDKCDDNGTCKVGAHGYQHGNKPECKYLKDVEENKPCETCGCMKWNVPNPDNEGTPLGRKCTRCSGGSAECKCSTSGGACTGPGKECQCALAGKCCKCCCNGRCTACKKECSCVVNDKNDDTKKLERHIHKDSYQSAYGGLLSFESYVGGTNQAYRQPIWNDLSGILPGDKNIIGLLDGTASNRRHHCARILLGSVCLIWSGLTYMYWTGKWAKGSPRWNNHILDGSGLDDGTLSQWLQALGFPRGMINNSGPRNRWDAIIWDGFRGMLYLGFPDTGNNSNAHGHDNNANTFRNPAGMNYAGYIHTVDRGAFCSKATVFNNGTTSITEENINKCGALYKLYILSCAYFTGLQKKRSTQSNTPTTPKTIREILYWLSALPYSTAYPLILKHGKDRLREVTQKPGDNDNETPTLAFHQTGRTHPITVHEFNLFAHFQAVTQYCPLVLIGIQGGIHSTTKGTDSTKEPAIHSLYSNSHFSFTYPSVDIQAYNQVVHYIRALFYQLYFLRKQCAVKVAMGGKWRECRYGNGVLGKDAVSWMCLGCNPMDHDRKWRVGKVKEGLGKVVSKGKSEEEKAKALLEKIGEVVVQLGNAQEALEGKKTEAIEKVKEELTEAKTKLEDAVKKDGLTGKLAEATKKLEALTNNGGGDKGALHILVDSGPGSLHQVATASKEYDKDYSSGKDRISAAISGVREVLELIKGWAKGEIEKQKTAKENMKVVLRLEIPQEYTKLLNDIEDLISICTSPKCPGCTKHSEKCGRQPQSKYCDKCHQQYMDGFPSPLQAFLEDRLPGFSCDVVRNNDSEQPYPPAASHLGHCNGSGQCCPLPMGFRGQFYSGSISDCTGKRLYGLLYFFSNGDMMQSCVYTLVRVTAALSATTPQVLGDVFGFFRGGVGEKEKGMNKSGREATCAHSKDPSKKEDEDYFCGWCASGLREEVKKIEWIPKKDDDGGKYRGSVGEALIKIKGDKDTGSPAPLSTAPTTPSNLSTLTKDSEYLSPLTGELYTAVSATFGNTYLSWVLYLSDALQWGLESLASEFKQIECRGCKGNCDPNKCKKGHHGDNGGGHYGNPFNLEGYHQKEEEKGDYSIDNKGGKKLCHQFLDSLSAVIKQKENPSQQDQDQHPLTNLLSQVGKLQYDIRLPWIFVLTVAWLVAVLYLAFGAIWPLDWAHMRSHWLRGGAHQWQCMWYKVMTGRKGMELVEYFGRR from the exons ATGGCCCCTGCAAgcactttcacgccgaaggcgtcacTAACCGACGCACCTACCAACCTCAAGGAagccattgactgggtcctcagggtaactggtagggatggaAAGGCACTGAACAAGGACAATGGAG aatgcatatgtggccttgcggcggcagtgactgacctactgcagtcagtagaactggagtaccacG gctatcaaggtgatgtTAAGAATGGCGCTGACGCCAATAAAGGCCCCCCAAAAGAGCGAGTCACAGAGTGCCTCAATGGACTCTTCTCactagtccagggactaggtggtgCCGCTGTGGTacggacctacatagaccagttggcacaggtactcagtgcactcgttgggtggagtaggatAGATAAGTGTGATGACAATGGCACGTGCAAGGTCGGTGCCCAtggatatcaacatggcaaTAAACCGGAATGCAAGTATCTCAAGGATGTGGAGGAAAATAAGCCGTGTGAAACATGTGgatgtatgaaatggaatgtGCCCAACCCGGACAACGAAGGAACACCGCTGGGAAGGaagtgtacaaggtgtagtggtggtagtgcAGAGTGTAAGTGTAGTACTAGTGGTGGCGCCTGTACAGGTCCTGGCAAGGAGTGTCAATGCGCTCtagcaggcaaatgctgcaagtgttgttgtaatggGAGGTGTACGGCGTGTAAGAAGGAGTGTAGCTGTGTCGTAAATGACAAGAATGACGACACGAAAAAGCTTGAACGCCACATACACAAGGACTCGTATCAGTCGGCATATGGAGGTTTATTGAGCTTCGAGTCATACGTAGGTGGAACGAACCAGGCATACCGACAACCTATATGGAATGACCTCAGTGGTATACTACCTGGTGATAAAAATATCATAGGCCTGCTTGATGGCACAGCCAGTAATCGCCGTCACCACTGTGCCCGGATCCTACTAGGCTCAGTATGCCTCATCTGGAGCGGacttacttatatgtattggaccGGGAAGTGGGCCAAGGGTAGTCCtcggtggaacaatcacattttggacggtagtggtctagatgacggtacactatcccaatggttacaggccctagggttcCCAAGGGGTATGATTAATAATAGTGGTCCTAGAAATAGGTGGgatgctattatatgggatgggtttaggggtatgttatatttgggattcccggaTACTGGTAATAATAGTAATGCCCATGGCCATGACAACAATGCTAATACATTCAGAAATCCggctggtatgaactatgctggatatatacataccgtagacaggggtgcattttgcagcaaGGCTACTGTATTCAATAATGGTACCACCAGCATAACTGAGGAAAACATCAACAAATGTGGTGCCTTGTacaagctctatattctatcatgtgcctatttcaCTGGATTGCAGAAAAAGCGTAGTACCCAGAGCAATACTCCTACGActcccaagaccatccgtgagatcctatactggctaagtgcacTGCCCTATAGTACGGCATACCCATTGATACTGAAGCATGGTAAGGATAGACTAAGAGAAGTGACACAGAAACCCGGAGACAATGACAATGAAACACCAACACTCGCCTTTCACCAAACAGGCCGTACCCATCCCATTACGGTCCATGAATTTAACCTGTTTGctcacttccaagcagtgacccagtactgcccactggtgctcataggtatccagggtggaatTCATAGTACcactaaaggcactgacagcACTAAAGAacctgccattcactcccTGTACTCCAACTCTCACTTCTCCTTCACCTACCCATCAGTTGatatccaagcatacaaccaggtggttcactacattagggctctattctaccagttgtatttccttaggaagcaatgtgcagtgaaaGTTGCTATGGGAGGGAAGTGGCGggagtgtaggtatggtaatggGGTGCTTGGGAAGGATGCAGTTAGttggatgtgcctggggtgtaaccccatggatcatgataggaaatggAGGGTGGGGAAGGTAAAGGAGGGATTAGGAAAAGTAGTGTCTAAGGGGAAATCAGAGGAGGAAAAAGCTAAAGCACTATTGGAAAAGATTGGCGAGGtggtggtacaattgggtaatgcccaggaggcattggaagggaagaagaCGGAGGCTATAGAGAAGGTGAAGGAAGAACTAACGGAGGCTAAGACGAAACTAGAGGATGCGGTGAAGAAGGATGGGCTGACTGGGAAACTAGCGGAGGCTACGAAGAAACTAGAGGCGCTGACGAATAATGGTGGTGGTGATAAAGGAGCACTGCATATACTAGTGGATAGTGGTCCTGGGTCATTACATCAGGTAGCAACTGCTTCAAAGGAGTACGACAAAGACTATAGTAGTGGCAAGGACAGGATAAGTGCTGCTATCAGTGGAGTAAGGGAGGTACTGGAGCTAATAAAGGGCTGGGCAAAAGGTGAAatagaaaaacaaaagacTGCGAAAGAAAATATGAAAGTCGTATTAAGGCTAGAGATACCACAGGAGTACACCAAACTCCTCAATGACATAGAAGACCTCATATCCATCTGCacctctcccaagtgcccTGGATGTACAAAACACAGCGAGAAATGTGGCCGACAGCCACAGTCCAAGTACTGTGACaagtgccaccaacaatacatggacggcttcccctcccccctccaggcattcctagAGGACAGATTGccaggttttagttgtgacGTAGTACGAAACAATGACAGCGAACAGCCATACCCACCCGCCGCATCTCACTTGGGACATTGTAATGGCTctggccagtgctgcccattgccCATGGGTTTCAGAGGGCaattctatagtggcagCATTAGTGATTGTACCGGcaaacgcctttatggtctactgtacttcttcagtaacggtgacatgatgcagtcgtgtgtctatacactagtgagagTTACAGCAGCTCTCAGTGCTacgacaccacaggtactgggtgatgtctttgggttcttcaggggtggtgtaggagAGAAGGAAAAGGGAATGAACAAGAGTGGACGAGAGGCGACATGTGCACACAGCAAGGACCCATCTAAaaaagaagatgaagactacttttgcggttggtgtgcctctgggttacgggaagaggtaaagaagatagagtggataccaaagaaGGACGATGATGGAGGGAAGTACAGAGGGAGTGTAGGAGAAGCGCTGATAAAGATTAAGGGTGATAAAGACACTGGTAGTCCTGCTCCATTGTCCACCGCTCCTACCACTCCTAGTAACCTCTCGACCCTGACCAAGGACTCAGAATACCTCTCtcccctaaccggtgaactctataccgcagtgagtgccaccttcggtaacacatacctctcatgggtactatatctatcagatgcacttcaaTGGGGACTAGAATCACTGGCTAGTGAGTTCAAGCaaattgaatgccggggaTGTAAGGGAAactgtgaccccaataagtgcaagaagggacATCATGGTGACAATGGCGGTGGACA ctatggtaacccattcaatctggaggggtaccaccAGAAAGAGGAGGAGAAgggagattatagtatagatAACAAGGGTGGGAAGAAGCTGTGTCATCAATTCTTGGACAGTctcagtgcagtgatcaaaCAGAAGGAGAACCCCTCTCAGCAGGACCAGGACCAAcaccccctcaccaacctcctctcccaggtcggcaagctccaatacgacatacgcCTCCCGTGGATATTTGTTCTCACGGTagcgtggctagtagcagtgctCTATCTCGCttttggtgccatatggccactggactgggcacatatgaggtcacactggttacggggtggagcacaccagtggcagtgtatgtggtataaggtgatgacggggaggaagggaatggaactggtggagtattttgggaggaggtag